The DNA region tactttttgagATCTCTCGATTTTTCTACACGCTtaccaaataaaaccaaaaaagtggTAATTATCAACTCGGATAACActatttttttggtaaagtggGTCGAACTGGCATTTGCATTgtcaatttgatttggttatccgcggtggattttcttgaaataattctaactgtcaaaaatcctcCAAGGCATCTTccgcccagttaactcaatccgaattctgaaatggaatttaattagaatcgtatacaaattccgtttcatacgcaacaaccggttccgtgttcgaaccggttgttgcgtttgaaacggattttttatacgattctaattagattccgttgcAGAATTCGGGCgatggatacttttctaccacagtttttttgtgtgatcaatgtggtagatgctttggtggatttttgacagttcgtatTATTTCGAggaaatccaccgcggttaaacaaaattaaattggcgttcaagagccaaacgacatgcgacacgtagtgttgagtagcagaacagagcgaagaatgtcgattgaaatttccgccctttgaggttatgtatgcgaattctgttttgttaaattccagcgttcaaaacaacttttgagcatgagcatggttgactgccaatgagctgctactccgttattgacagatcagctgaagttaaacaatgaatcaaaatgatcagtgggagccaaccatccgttgactgtttaacctctgaagatccctactttattagtcaataccggcgccctcccaagaagcctgcagttcaacgaaagggaggaatgttagtccgatagttgaagttgcagactcatcaagcacacagtttttcgctatatacttgttgatatcgcttgagacagttgaatccacagcatctccttcaagcatcacgtgattattattttttgggttagtaggacaaggtattggcttttcgatgcctcccgagctacgatactatggggaggactttcataacagacctgttggcgagccttccgagcaacgatgctatgggaaggtctttctggttaacacacaaaatcactcactcacaattatttcacttcactattaattaatccaaatgTCAgtgtctttcgatcattatatatatatttttcaccataaaaataaaaccttattcgaaaaaattatataccatttacccgacgccgtgccttccgatcaacgatgatataggaagggctttgaaaatcacaaaacaattaattaagatcacaaaaaaaaatcacaaaaaacaccaattactcaacgaaaataacgctcaagacacaaataattcagtaaggcatGCTATTATttgattaccacaatcactcaccccaaacgaatagcgacacaaaagcacaccaaaaaaaattaacctgcataatcacgacttcgcgtccccacttccagcgcaccaatgatgctattattcgattaccacaatcactcaccccatacgaacagcgacacaaaagcacacaaaaaaattaacctgcataatcacgacttcgcgtccccacttccagcgcaccaatgatgctattattcgattaccacaatcactcaccccatacgaatagcgacacaaaagcacacaaaaaaattaacctgcataatcacgacttcgcgtccccacttccagcgcaccaatgatgctattattcgattaccacaatcactcaccccatacgaatagcgacacaaatgcacaccaaaaaaattaacctgcataatcacgacttcgcgtccccacttccagcgcaccaatgatgctattattcgattaccacaatcactcaccccatacgaatagcgacacaaaagcacaacaaaaaaaaaaaaaataacttgcatAATCACggcttcgcgtccccacttccagcgcaccaatccagcgttcaaaacaacttttgagcaaaaattcgagctgatcctgtgtaaacttttgatgctctatcccAGTCAGATCaacccgaattctgaaacggaatctaattagaatcgtacacaaattccaatattttttttaattttttttttcaagatcttTTTAATGCGTTTATAGagagcaaaaagtttacactcgtactacttgattttttttctaaaatgttgttTGTTTGCGCACATACTAGCGTCAGATTCCCGGTGCCTTGCAAAATCGGATATATCAACGTAAATTAGAACTCGCGGGTTGTACAGAAAACATTTATTCGTTATTCGTCAGGTTTTATTCGCGGTAAGTAAATGGACGGACTAAATAGTGGACTGTACACACTAATCTTAGTAAAACTGCGTCTGTTATATTCTGAACTGATCAGTAGTACGGTTCCTGCTGGCCAAAGCTACTTAATTTGAACTCTGAACTCCAGGCAGTCACTGGATGTTCTGTTTTGTTGTTGTATGTGTTATGCTGTCTGTTTTTGTGTTGCTGTACTAGAGCATAATCTGCACTGGCTCACAAAATCTATTCTGACCTGATTTGGGCGCGTTCTTTCACTGTTCTTCTTATTTTCTTCGACCGTGTTCGGTAAACTGCTACCGCTACTGTTGACGACGATCGCGTCATCCTCCGTCCGTTGTCGCTGCTGTGCGTGACGACTGCGACTGGTTCGCCATCGTCTAGTACTGCGACTGCTGCTGCGTCCGGATGCATCTGATGATGCACTGCTGCTTCTGCGACCGTTGATTGCTGCCGAGTGTTCCAGCGCTCTGCACCTGTTCGGAAAGACGAGTAAATGCCCAGAAAAACAGTCAAACTGAATGGTACTTAACTCTGGGCAGAGTCGGGATGGCAGTTCCGACCCGTCCGATCGAAACAGCGCCATCATTGCATTGCCTTGTGCTGGAACCTCGCTTCAGCTTCTGGCGTGCTGAATTGCTGGAGATCACCTTCTGAAATCGGCAGCTGGTCTCGCTGATGGCAGCTGGCACGGAGTTCCTGTACCTTATCGGCGCTCTTGCGCTCGGCGATGGCAGCTTCGATGCAGGACGCTTCCTGCTTTTCCAAGAGCTCCATGTTTTGAACCAGTTTTTTTCGAGGTACGTCTCAATCAACTCTCCGGCATCCAGGAAGCCGCCTCTGATTGGCTGTTGCCATCTTGCGCCCTCGTTGGccggaactgctgctgctgctgtgtttGGCCGGGGAAGCTGCATCTAAAAGGAGGAGGGAATAAAATGGGTAATGTTGATTATTGCACCAAGTCCACTCGTTTCGAATTAGGTGAAGGAAATATCCAACTCACCTAGGGACGAGGAGGATACGCCATTTTCCATCACGTcgcgaaaactttgaaaattagcTCCCAACGACTTTTGCGAAAATTCCAAGATCAAACATGGTTGACGTTTCTTAGAAGGCCCCTCACAAATACACTCAAAAAACCGCTTCGGCGAATCGCGGTGAACTGTCACCGAGGTT from Culex quinquefasciatus strain JHB chromosome 3, VPISU_Cqui_1.0_pri_paternal, whole genome shotgun sequence includes:
- the LOC119770468 gene encoding uncharacterized protein LOC119770468, encoding MQLPRPNTAAAAVPANEGARWQQPIRGGFLDAGELIETYLEKNWFKTWSSWKSRKRPASKLPSPSARAPIRYRNSVPAAISETSCRFQKVISSNSARQKLKRGSSTRQCNDGAVSIGRVGTAIPTLPRVKYHSV